TAAAATGGCTtccaatcaatttttttccaaaatcctTATGAAACCCTCTGTAAGTAGCTGAGGGATCAGTATATGTAGTCTTGGAACGATTCACCACACACCacacattcatagcatttagggtccGCATAAgcaaaattagatgattttctcatttttcatgtgttgtaatccatgaatattttggtcaaTTGGCTTTCAgtcaatatttttttgaaacccTTATGGTACCCTTTGTAAGTTCTTGGAGGATCAATACATGTTGTCTCGGCATGATCCACAGTACATTCATAGCTTTCAGGAGATgtacaagcggaattaggcgattttctcatttttcgtgtgtgttagcccattaatattttgttgaactggcttttggtcaattttttttataaaaccctAATGTGATAATCCGTAAGAATTCGGGGATCAATACGTGTAGCCTCAATACGATCCacggtgcattcatagcatttaggggccacagAAGTGGAATCGGGCGATTTTCTAATCTTTTCTGTATGTTtgccaatgaatattttggtgaaatagCTTCCAGTTAATTTTTTGCAAAAACCCTTATGGGACCCTCCTTAAGTATCCGGGAGATTAATACCTGTAGCATAGGTACAATCCACggcgcattcatagcatttaggggtcgcacaaGAGAAATTAgtctattttctcattttttgtgagTGTTAGCCaaagaatattttggtgaactggcttctgatcaatattttttcaaaacccttatgggaccctccataaATAACAGGGGATCAGTATATATAGCATTGGTACGATCCACagcgcattcatagcatttaagggtCGCACAAACggaattagtcgattttctctttttggtgtgtgttagcctaagaatattttggtgaaatacCTTTCGGTCAATAGTTTTCTAAAACTcatatgggaccctccgtaaatATTTTGAGGATCAGTATGTGTAACCTCGACACGATCCACGGCACATTCATTGTATCAAAGGGTCGCATAAGCGGAACTAAGTGATTTGCTCATTTTGATGAAATAGCTTTCGgtgaatttttttctaaaacccTTATGGGGCCCTCAGTAAGTAACCAAGGGTATCAATACGTGTAGCCTCAGCATGATCCACGGTGCATTAGTAGCATTTTGGGGCCTTACAATcagaattaggagattttcttatttttcgtgtgttggcccacgaatatttttttaaaatagtttctggtctattatttttcaaaatcctTATACGACCCTCTGTAAGTACCCAGGTATATAGTCTCGACACTATCCATGgtgcattcataacatttagggggCGACCATGTGGGATTaagcaatttttttatttttcgtgtgtgttaggccattaatattttaatgaacTGACTTTCGATCTTATTTTTTAGAAACCCTTCTAGAACCCTCCGTAGATACCCGGGCACCAATAAGTGAAGCCTCAGCTCGATCCAtggtgcattcatagcatttaggggccacacaAATgagattaggcgattttctattttttcatgCATTAGCCcgtgaatattttggtgaattgaatttcggtcaatttttttctaaaacccTTATGAGACCCTCCTTAAGTAGTTGGGAGATTAGTACATGTAGCCTTGGAATGATCCACGAAGCATTCACAGAATTTAGGGGTTGCACAAGtataattaggtaattttctcttcttctttttttgtgtgGTAACCCATTAATaatttgatgaaacaattttcgatcaattattttttgaaaacctTATGGGACACTCTAAAAGTACCCGAGGGATCGCTACATATAGCCTCGGTACGATCAACggcgcattcatagcatttaggggctgcACAAGTACGAGCGCGAAATTAAGAAAtattctcatttttcgtgtgttttaggccattaatatttttgtgaattagctttcgattaatttttttcGAAATTCTTCTAGGACCTTTTGTAAGTACCCCGGGGATCAGCACATGTAGATTCGGCACGATCCACGATGCATTCacagcatttaggggccacaaaagcagaattaggcgattttctcatttttcgcacccattaatattttggggaACTggctttcggtcaatttttttttgaaatatttaaagGATCCTCCTAAGTATTCAGGGGATCAATACGTGCAGCTTCGACATGATCAACGgggcattcatagcatttagcgcacaagcagaattagacgattttcttattttttgtatatgttagcccaagaatattttggtaaaatgACTTCAGGTCAAAAAATTTCAGAAATCCacatgggaccctccgtaaatACCCAAGGAATTAGTACGCGTAGTTTCGAGACGATCCATggcgcattcatagcatttaggagaCGCACAAggaaaattaggtgattttctcatttttcgtgtgttagcccatgaatattttgataaatgtctccgattaatttttttcaaaacctttatgggacccttcgTAAGCACCCGGGGGATTAGTATGTGTAGCCTAGGAACGATCCATGgtatattcatagcatttaggggtaacacaagcgaaattaagcgattttctcatttttcatgtgtgttagccatgaatACTTTGGTGAAATTATTTCCagtcaattattttttaaaaacgcTATGGGACCCCCTGTAACTATCTGGGGgagcagtacgtgtagcctcagcACGATCCACGGcgcatttatagcatttaggggttaCACAAGCgcaattaggtgattttctctaattttcatgtgtgttaacccatgaatattttggtgaaatgacttttggacaatttttttttgaaacccgTATGGGACCCTACCTAATTCCCCAGGGAATAAGTACGTGTAGCTTCGACACGATCCACAGTGCATTCAttgcatttaggggccgcacaagaaGAATTCGgcgattttttcatttttcctgtgtgttagcccatgaatattgcGGTGAACTGGCTTCCGAATAATTTTTTCTCAAAACCCTTATAGGACCCTTCGTAAGTACTCAGAGATTAGGACGCGTAGCCTCGGCATGATCTACAACGCATTCATAACGAactttttggtgatatgactttggatcaatatttttgcaaaatctttatagAACTCTCTAACGATCTAGGGGAACGGTACATGAAGCATCGGCATAAGCCACACTgttttcttagcatttaggagttactcaatagaaattaagcgattttctcaattttttgtgtgttagctattaattttttttagtgatatgactttcgatcaatctttgcaaaatctttatagGACCTTCCATAACGACTTGAGGGAACAATACGCATAGCATCGACATGATCCACACAATTTtattagcatttaggggccagtcaataggaattagacgattttctaatttttcgtgtTTTATAGTTAGTTCACAGATTTTCCTAAAATTAGTCGAATGATTTTGTTGGCCTCTAAACTTGGCCAAGACGTGCCTCACAAGTCTGGTGATCAATACTCattgtattttctttaattacatCTCTTCTTTCACTGTTTAAGTGtgacaaaatataaatttaagattttaagttctttcatgtgtgttaatctacagattttttaaaaattagtcgACCAACTCCATTGCCCCTAAACTTGGTCAGGCCCGGTGACCTGCACTTAAATGAAATGAGTATATACTAAGTTTTACaaacaaaaaatgataattttattaattgtaccttgtatttttattttttttaacaggcatgaaataaactaaagcACACTTATTTTAAAACGGAAAGAGTATATAATTAGCAAAACTCTTTAGGTGTTGTTAGTTGTTGAGGAGGGGAATTGTTCATTTATTAAAACTTAACACAATTAATATCACGTTTGATAGCTTTTTAACTGATTTATATAAAATTCAAGACATCAATATATAAGAtagaagataaaataaataatacataaataaataaatctgaATAACTGATTATTATCCCTAAGAGTTTCAAAAAATAGAATATGAAAGATACTTGGGAGTTGTTTGGTGGGAGTATAAGGTATAATTATCTcagaaataaaatacaaaattattttattctacaTTTGGTTGGAGTTATTAGGCAGTCTTGGAATTATGTATCCTACCATTTAAACCTTAGTGATGAAATAAGTTGCTATCCCATATGCATGGTGAAATAGCTTTATCCTGAAATAACTTGTTCCCAACCAAACAACCCTTTACAAAATTATGTACCACTAAATTAGGGATCCATTTTTATAGATGCACCCTATTGTCTTGCGGAACTTCACTAAGTAGGGGCAACGCAATTAACAAGccttaaaatgaaaaaagaacaTGCACTTAAATGAGCTTTAACCAGTGCATCAGAAACAAGaaaatcattttataaaaaaaaatataggttATAATTTTGCCTATTTGGCCTCAAGCATCAGATAATGCAACAAATGAATTTCTTGGTTGTGTAACTAAGCaaatagaaaggaaaataaTCCACAGTTTGGTGAGGAAAATAAAGAGAGAATACATTAACATTGATCGCCTTTGGGAAACAGGCAAATATGTGTTATCAGCTCCTGTATATCACGAAAGGCGGACAACACAGGAACTCATCTGCCATTTTCAACTTTAATGCATCATCGCATCCGATAGTACTGAGTTCTTGAAACGTGGCAGTGCTTACCATTTACGGAGTATTTGAGCATTATATCGACATCTCGAGGATTTTTCTTGTTAGGAGCCACAGTCAAGTTTCCCACTACAGCTTCCCCTTGGCAAATAGTGATCACATCTTCCAGGTAGAGAACTGTTTGCTTCCAATGTGTGCCTCGAGATTTGGGTCCTGCAAATCATTATTTTCACGGTCAGAAACGACGAATATACATGGACTCAAATGATGACTATTTCTTAGGGGAGGGTCAAACATTCCACTCCCAATTTCCGAAAAGAGCTCTTAATAGTCTCCTGTGTAGATCATTCAGGTCATTGCATAAACTCCTGTATCCTACATACTTTTAGATAGTTATTTGAATCCTACAAACTGCAAAATCCTGCACCGATACCAGAGAAAGAGATGGTCTAGTGTACGGTAATCATCCGGTGCCATGCTTATTACTTGTACTATTCCCTTTCCCTTCATACTCTTCCACAAAAATCCAAGAAACGTAAAAAACGAAACTACAAAGTGACCAATCTAAGCACCTCAGCCCCTTCGAAATGATATAGCGAATAATATATGGAAAAAACAAGGAGAATACCGCAAAGACTAATGtcataattaaaatcaaatGCAAAGACAAAATGCAGACCTGTTGAGAAGCCCAGCAACTTGTGACATTTCGTGAAAGAGACATCGAAGTATGCTACAAGGGCATGGATGTAATCATCACGCTCTGCGATGAGCTTAAATGGAGCTGTGAAGGAAGCATCCCCAGAAGTCATCTTAGAAATGTCCATTGTCTGAAGGGAAGGGTCCATTATCAGTGAAGGAAAAAAGGCAAGATCACACATTGTAAGGCTATTTCAGTAAATCCCAAGGTAACTAACTTGACTTGATTACCTTCAGTAACTGGCAGTTTGTAACAATCTGATTCTGATCTACGGTGTCAACAATAGGTTCCATCATAGCTTGCTTCCGAATGCAGCTCATGTCGAAACCGTACACACTATTCCAAACTGCAGTAGAACACGGAGGAAAAATTAACAAAagagaaaatggaaaaaatttGATGCCACTAGAAAATACATTCAATTACATAACAGAAAATACCATAGCAAATCAAACTCCATCAAGTATGTAACATGAAAGAGGAATAAACTTACATTCGATCTTATCTTCTTTGTAATCAGCATCTTCAATAGCAGTCAAACAGAGAGAAGCTTTATCCGGCAGAACAAGACCATCCTTTACCTGTAACAAGAAAGAAAGAGGACAGGATTAGGAAAAGGCTCTTTCTTATCCATCAACCAAGCACAAAAACCTCCAAGACAAGTGAGCACATCCAGGAAGCAAGGCCAGGCATTTGGCATAATTTTGCCGAGCTAATCTTAACCAACCTGCAATATCTCCCAAAAACAATGATATGAAAGTCCTCAGGAGTAGGGGAAGAGAGATACTAACTACAAGTACTCATTCTCATTGTCTAAAGAAGCCATATTTTCATATTCATCTTCCCAATAGCTGACTTAAATGATAATCAATTAGCACACTATTAATCTCCGCTAAACACAAATACATTCAACCAAGCACACAGTCAATCACAGATAATTTTCTTTGCTTTTGTTGACTTGTTCCTTTTTCCAGATGAGGATGAAGGGGTTTAACGTGGCAGGGAGGAGGATCAGCAAGAAGGTTTGATCACTGCAAGTGAATGTGCTGATAGATGAAATATGTTTCACCATTGACGTGTTGTTACAGAATGTCGGGGCAAAATCTAGATTAGCATTCAATGCTAGAATGTAATCATGCCTTTATTTGAACCCGTGACCAAGCTTCAATAATAAGCATAGTCTAATTAATGTAGAAGAGGTTGCGAAAGTCACAGTATCATAGCTTGGAAAAGGACAGGGGCCCTCTTCCTCATTCCACACATATTTCATTACTACCAACACATCCTCCTGCTCAGACCTTTTACTTTGTGGCATCATTTCCATTTCCCCTTTAAAACGTTTAACCCACAACATATAGTTGATCCATCAAGTACAATACAGGACTTCCTGCTGCACATGTACTGCAAAGACTTTATTTCATTGTTGCAGAAAACAGAAAAAGACGCCACAAAGTAGGAAAATTcaccaaaaaataaagaaaaaaattcaaattctcaTCAACATCCAAAACTATTTGCACAATTCCAACAACAGATAGTCAAATTAGCTTTTCTTAATTTAATAAACCAGCTTAGGAACCAAGCAGGAAAACCAGAATTCAAAAGTGGCTAGGTAGAAAGACACGCCCATGCATTGagaatataaattttaagtaagGCATCTTTTGGGATGATTATCCATAGTTTGTACTGGCTCGCATCATTTACTGGAATCAATGGTGAATATGGTTGGACACAATATTCCACAGGTAGAATCTTTTCAGATAGTAGTTCAACCTACAGTCAGTTTTACTACATTCAAGggttaactcattaaaacactATGCCAGGGTCTTTGGCCCCCTTCATGGTGTCTCCCAATGACTACACACACTTTCTTTTATGGATACACACAATTTCTCTTATCAATAAAAGCACTCGAAATCTAATCTCAATGCATCCACGCTTTCTCTTCATCCATTAAAATACTCAAAACCTAATCTCATATTAATGGATACGCAGTCTAGTAGCTAGAAGTCTTTTTACTTTCGTTTGGGCCATGGCATGCACAGAAAACTGGTTCTGAAGAATTGATATCATCATTAATCCAAGTGACAAGTTATACATCATCACAAGTAAAGTAACTTACCAGCCACTTGTCACGAGCGTACAAGACTGTATCTAACATGTTCTCGTACAAAAGAAAGTATCCCATCCACTCGGAGATTATTATATCCACTTGTGGAACAGGTAGATCAATCTCCTCTACCTTTCCCTTGATAACTGTTATAACTGAGATAGAAAGAGAACAGACTCAATAAAGTACACACACCAGAACACCTGTCACAAAGTATATGAGTGATGACATCATTCTCACCATCAGAAAATCCGTTGAGTTTTACAATTTCTTGTGCCATGTCAGCCATACTGGAGCATTCGATCTGAAAATTAAATTGTAAAGGATCAGTCATATTTGATGATATTGCAAACACAACTGCCAGTTCCACATGGCTTTCCAATCAATTTATATTCAAAAGTCTCTTGCAATATCTTCACATGAACCACAATGTAAAGCATCATAATGTGTGCACACCAAACCAGCCACCACAAGATAGCAGTCATGGACCAATCATTAAAGAACAAGAAACTACATAAAATGGAAGTATTAAACAAGAACATGGAACAAGCAGAATGCATACCGCATAAACATGTTTGGCACCAACTTTGGCACAAAAGAGTGACAGGATTCCTGTCCCAGCTCCCACATCAAGGACCACTTTATCCTTGAAAAGAAAGGAATTTTTATAGATTACATTTTGGTAAGTCTTAGTTCTTACCACATCCTTCAACATCTCCTGTtaccaaataaaaattaacaattagaaaaatgcaaaaaatcatctttaagtGAAATTGTATCAAGAAATGATACcaaacaagaacaataataCGAAACAAGATGGATGCTTACTTCGTGAATACCTGCAAAAACATCAGCAAAACAAAGGTGGATAATTAGCTTCTATAAGTAAATCCAGATCAAGCAAGATGCATAAAACGTGTTAGCTGGTAATAAATTTGAAGGTCAAGCATGTACTATAGGTCTACCGAAAATTTGTTAAATTACAACAACTCTTCGATTATTTTTAATctccaacaaaaaaaataatcataacacTAGAGTTCCGTAACAGGTAATGAAGTTCCCAAATAAAGACTGAACTGActcttccaaaaaaaaaaaaaacttctccACATCAACTACGCCTGTATTAAATCCATATCCATTCTGCTCTATTTGAACTCATCCAAATACATGTAAATGAATAGTTTCAAATTTTTACTTGCTGGTTAATTTTTCCAAGATATAACAAAATTATAGTTAGGAATTTAGTTTTTGTAAGACTCCAAAATCTGAGTTTGAAACTTGCATCAAATACTTTATGCCAAACCCAAAAGATATAAATTACCCAACTCAGTTTTTGGCAAAGACCGGAAAAAACAACACCTGGGTCTTTCTTCTTTCTACTTTAAAGCTTcacataaataagaaaaaagagaTTTTTCAACTTGCAGAAGCTCAATTTAAGCAAATTTTACCTTGAATAGGTCAGTTCAACTACACTGATTTTATCGAATAAAATACATGGTACAAATCACTAACCGAaatgtgagtatgagtcgaaATAATAGTCAGCGCTCGTCTTATCGCCACCAACCATGGAGTCATCGACGGCGGAGGCGGCGGCGGCCGCGTCACTCATGGAGGTGTCTTCATCTACTTCAAGATTGGAACTTTCCGTAACAGTTTCATCTTGTTCTACTTGTTCATCATCATCCTCGTACTGAAATTTGATCTTTGATGGATTTTTTCCGTGGCTTGTTGAATTCTGAATCTCATTGTTGCTTATGGAATCCATTAGGGTTCTAAAGTTTAGGGTTTAAGAAGAAAGGGCTGGCTCCAAATTAGGGTTTATGAAGATAGCAAATATATAAATGTGTAGAACCTCTTTTGggtattttcttttataaaggAGTTTTTTATTGTCTATTAAAATAATAgcaaaacaatttttttattttttattggaaACCTAGATAACTCACAACTTCTGCCTTTTGTGagcacaatatatatatatatatatatatatataattttaatgggTATAATTATTCTTAACCAATCAATGGATTGTATAACTTGCATTTTATAAATAAAGTGTTTTCACTactagaaattttaaaaaagtttgATTAATTATAAATACGGAATCATCATTTATTAAAGAGTGTTTTAATtcaacatgaaaatatatagattttgtccaaaatattattatagcATTTAAATAATAAGGCTTCTAAAACTTTTAAACTTTGTCGTGTATATGAGTATAAAAATTGGCATAGACAAAAGGCGTGAAAGTAATGTTTAAGTCATATAGAGGtagtttgaattgacttataagctattttcagtttttttgagtgtttaattgattaatttaaaattattttatgtttaaaataagcttcaataaataattgtgtttatttgaataaacttattttaaacagtttataagttAACAACAGCTTataaatcggaaaaaaaaagttgacctgacctactttttttaaaaaaaattataagcaGTTCTCAACTTATAAGCcgcttaaaaataaatcaatccaTATAGGCTAATAGACATAAAGCGTGAAAGTAATTTCCCATCTACTTTTCTATAAGGTCTAATTTGGTTGACAAACATTCGAAACTGATCAAGTTGCCATATGAGGGGAAagacaaattaataaaatatcgATGCATTGAAGGAACAAAGTGCAGAAATCAATTAATTGAAAGTAAAATTTGCATTGAAACTCCTTTCACACGGATGAGGATGGAACATTCACAACTACTACCCCTATAAAATTGAGATAACAATTTGTATTAGCCACAATAACTTACTGGTTCTAGATAGACAAAAGGTGCAGGATGGTTAAAGATATTCATGTTAATAGTATTAATGCACAGAAAAGGCTATTGTAAAGTAAAGCCATGCATGGGCAAAATACGTGATGCCTCTTTGACTAGGCAAACTGCTTTCCTACTAGCTATATAGCTATCTAAGCAGCAGCTAGTCTTATAGATGGTTACATAAAATATCCACATTGAGACCCAACATTTCCAATGTTAATGACATGAAACTAGAGTACAACTATGAATTCCAAGAGAGGACACATTAGCTAGCTATTTAATACAAGGCATTGTCTGGCTGAGTGCACTGAAGGCCAGTCAAGAGCAGATACTACCTAGCCCTCGTAGTCCCCCTCTGAGAACTTGTTCTCTGGATAAAAGACTGCAACAACTTGGTTTCCTCCGAATTTTCTGCCATTCAACCCTTGTTGAGCTCTTGAAGAACCCTCCACATCCACATACTCCAAAAAGACCTGTTGAAGTATTATGATCAGTTGTAGCTGACAAAACCAAGTGATTATGTCACCACCTGTATAGCATCATCCTAAGAATACTGGCACTTCTGTTTATATCAAATGAGTACCCATGcaagtttatattttttaaaagtatattggTGCATAATAAAATTCTGCAGAAAGCATCATAATGCATACTATATTACTTACCTTTCCGACCCCTGGTGCAGGTTCACCCTCAGGCCTTGGGCGTGGGATGACTAAATTCACTAAATTACCTGCAATTGAAGATAGTATAGATGTCACATCAAAAGAATAAACCCAAAATATGTCGCATCAAAAGAAAGAACccagaaaataaattaaataaattaaatttatggcTACGCTCATGGTAGACTTGCGAAGATTAGTGTCACATAAAAACTT
This sequence is a window from Solanum dulcamara chromosome 10, daSolDulc1.2, whole genome shotgun sequence. Protein-coding genes within it:
- the LOC129870433 gene encoding protein arginine N-methyltransferase 1.1-like, giving the protein MDSISNNEIQNSTSHGKNPSKIKFQYEDDDEQVEQDETVTESSNLEVDEDTSMSDAAAAASAVDDSMVGGDKTSADYYFDSYSHFGIHEEMLKDVVRTKTYQNVIYKNSFLFKDKVVLDVGAGTGILSLFCAKVGAKHVYAIECSSMADMAQEIVKLNGFSDVITVIKGKVEEIDLPVPQVDIIISEWMGYFLLYENMLDTVLYARDKWLVKDGLVLPDKASLCLTAIEDADYKEDKIEFWNSVYGFDMSCIRKQAMMEPIVDTVDQNQIVTNCQLLKTMDISKMTSGDASFTAPFKLIAERDDYIHALVAYFDVSFTKCHKLLGFSTGPKSRGTHWKQTVLYLEDVITICQGEAVVGNLTVAPNKKNPRDVDIMLKYSVNGKHCHVSRTQYYRMR